One genomic window of Halovivax cerinus includes the following:
- a CDS encoding GAF domain-containing protein — protein sequence MTDRTVPMVERVTDVFFAVDSDLCLSYLNRSAEWLFDGSREELLGRVCWDVMPPEVDQHVSDTLYEARLAGGLVTSEWYHEESDVWFETRVYPTEDGLSVYMLDVTAGKRHTDELARSAAAVDAMDDGVVMLDENYEAVSVNDVITDTLEVETDDLVGEHLDRLTDFAEIPDDDVVKIGRAIDEVSTGIASRRTLAVPYTTGSGRSRRCEVRIASATVESASLALVFRDVTDQHDYERLVHSLHEITRWLLESTDPAEICAVAVHAGSDLLDLPISGVWLLDDEQGYLDPIAGTAGAHERFGGLPTFYPGEGLVWDVFEAGEATLFDDLQAETGLYNPDTPLESEIIAPIGTHGVLMTGSLEPNRFDETDLQLLTTLTENTSAALDRSERERTLRERTARLERQSERLEAVATVLSEDLKTQLTAVENALTTDDEPADWEFPFAEDDVSVTLDRTERLIDDIREYARNTTSVGSRAPVDLETAIEDAVDQSRLESAAIVVEDGATLRADPDRFRYLLETVFDDAAARSSGDVTIQIGTVGVENRADGPRGFYILDDASMNPPTATDGLPDFSIDGSESGDGLGLAVARAIAEAHDWSVSIGVGENGGTRFEVRDVTTLDSL from the coding sequence GTGACCGATCGTACCGTTCCGATGGTCGAGCGCGTTACGGACGTCTTCTTCGCCGTCGATAGCGACCTCTGTCTCTCGTACCTCAATCGGTCCGCTGAGTGGCTCTTCGACGGTTCGCGAGAGGAACTTCTGGGTCGAGTCTGCTGGGACGTGATGCCGCCCGAGGTCGACCAACACGTCTCGGATACGCTCTACGAGGCCCGACTCGCCGGTGGCCTGGTGACGTCGGAGTGGTATCACGAGGAGAGCGACGTCTGGTTCGAAACGCGCGTCTATCCGACGGAGGACGGGCTCTCGGTCTACATGCTGGACGTGACCGCCGGGAAACGCCACACTGACGAACTCGCACGGAGCGCTGCAGCAGTAGACGCGATGGACGACGGCGTCGTCATGCTCGACGAGAACTACGAAGCCGTCTCCGTCAACGACGTCATCACCGATACCCTCGAGGTCGAGACGGACGATCTCGTCGGCGAGCACCTGGACCGGCTCACCGATTTCGCGGAGATCCCCGACGACGACGTCGTGAAAATCGGGAGGGCGATCGACGAGGTCTCCACTGGAATCGCGTCCCGACGAACGCTCGCCGTGCCGTACACGACGGGATCCGGGCGGTCTCGCCGGTGTGAAGTACGGATCGCCTCCGCAACCGTCGAGTCGGCCAGCCTCGCGCTCGTCTTTCGCGACGTCACGGACCAGCACGATTACGAACGACTCGTCCACTCGCTGCACGAGATCACACGCTGGCTCCTGGAATCGACAGATCCCGCCGAAATCTGCGCCGTCGCGGTCCACGCCGGTAGCGACCTGCTCGACTTGCCGATAAGCGGCGTGTGGTTGCTCGACGACGAACAGGGCTATCTCGATCCGATCGCGGGCACCGCCGGCGCTCACGAACGCTTCGGCGGGTTGCCGACGTTCTATCCCGGAGAGGGGCTGGTCTGGGACGTCTTCGAAGCCGGCGAAGCGACGTTGTTCGACGATCTGCAGGCAGAAACCGGGCTGTACAACCCGGATACGCCACTCGAAAGCGAGATCATCGCACCGATCGGCACACACGGAGTCTTGATGACCGGGTCGCTCGAACCGAACCGCTTCGACGAGACCGACCTCCAGTTACTCACCACGTTGACCGAGAACACCAGTGCGGCGCTCGATCGATCGGAGCGCGAACGGACGCTCCGCGAACGAACCGCCCGACTCGAACGACAGTCCGAACGGCTGGAAGCGGTCGCTACCGTCCTCTCCGAGGACTTAAAGACGCAACTGACAGCCGTCGAGAACGCGCTCACCACCGACGACGAACCAGCAGACTGGGAGTTCCCGTTCGCCGAAGACGACGTCTCTGTGACGCTCGATCGGACCGAACGACTCATCGACGACATCCGCGAGTACGCCCGGAACACGACCTCGGTCGGCAGCCGTGCACCCGTCGACCTCGAGACGGCCATCGAGGACGCGGTCGACCAGTCCCGTCTCGAGAGTGCCGCCATCGTCGTCGAAGACGGAGCGACGCTCCGGGCCGACCCGGATCGATTTCGCTACCTGCTCGAAACCGTCTTCGACGATGCCGCGGCCCGATCCAGCGGAGACGTGACGATCCAGATCGGAACAGTCGGCGTCGAGAACCGGGCGGACGGCCCACGGGGCTTTTACATCCTCGACGACGCCTCGATGAATCCGCCGACGGCCACCGACGGGCTACCCGACTTCTCGATCGACGGCTCCGAATCGGGCGACGGCCTCGGACTCGCCGTCGCCCGGGCCATCGCCGAGGCTCACGACTGGTCAGTCTCGATCGGCGTCGGCGAGAACGGCGGAACGAGGTTCGAAGTGAGAGACGTGACGACGCTCGATAGCCTGTGA
- the purL gene encoding phosphoribosylformylglycinamidine synthase subunit PurL, which yields MSLPESDRDLVVEELGREPTPAESALFENLWSEHCAYRSSRPLLPAFESEGAHVVIGPGDDAAVVEVPTASDGDDRYLTFGIESHNHPSYVDPFDGAATGVGGIVRDTLSMGAYPIALADSLYFGSFEDEHSKYLLEGVVEGISHYGNCIGVPTVGGSVDFHPDYEGNPLVNVACVGLLPPENLLTAVAQEAGNKLVLVGNATGRDGLGGASFASEDLDEDAETEDRPAVQVGDPYAEKLLIETNERLVSEDLVESARDLGAAGLGGASSELVAKGGLGARIELERVHQREPNMSPMEILLAESQERMCYEVRPENVDRVAEIAERFDLGCSVIGDVTEGNYVCTYRDDSGERETVVDVDAEFLGEGAPMNDLESVAPEAPPTALPDPEPDLMEAFEAVLASPNAASKRWIYRQYDHEVGVRTSVGPGDDAAVLALPEVTAPVAERDPSRDAASVADEPVGLAISAGAAPNWTASHPVVGAKGVALENATNLAATGARPLAAVDCLNGGNPEKPDVYGGFAGIVDGLASMCSTLDVPVVGGNVSLYNDSVSGPIPPTPTLAMVGSRPGVDAPTAAVEPEGALLLIGNDDGPSAALGGSEYLAQFGGTDEGPDLPRDPGARVDAIVAVARDPSTRAVHDVSQGGLAVSLAEMCTDEIGVSVTLPDPTTAAGAAGILFAEGPGRVVVQSTDPDRVRDLVGDAGAVRSIGRPSDDGTLSIDVGDATIECAASRLCELRSTITDALE from the coding sequence ATGAGTCTTCCCGAGTCCGACCGCGACCTCGTCGTCGAGGAACTTGGCCGCGAGCCCACGCCGGCGGAGTCCGCGTTGTTCGAGAATCTCTGGAGCGAACACTGTGCGTATCGCTCGTCGCGACCGCTCCTTCCGGCGTTCGAGAGCGAGGGAGCACACGTCGTCATCGGGCCCGGGGACGACGCCGCCGTCGTCGAGGTCCCGACCGCGTCCGACGGCGACGATCGCTACCTCACGTTCGGCATCGAGAGTCACAACCACCCGTCGTACGTGGACCCGTTCGACGGCGCCGCGACCGGCGTCGGCGGGATCGTTCGTGACACCCTGTCGATGGGGGCCTACCCCATCGCGCTCGCGGACAGTCTCTACTTCGGGTCGTTCGAAGACGAACACTCGAAGTATCTACTAGAGGGCGTCGTCGAAGGGATCAGCCACTACGGAAATTGCATCGGCGTCCCGACGGTTGGCGGCAGCGTCGACTTCCACCCGGACTACGAGGGGAACCCGCTGGTCAACGTCGCCTGCGTCGGACTCCTTCCCCCAGAGAACCTGCTTACCGCGGTCGCTCAGGAGGCAGGGAACAAACTCGTCCTCGTCGGCAACGCGACCGGTCGGGACGGTCTCGGGGGCGCAAGCTTCGCGAGCGAGGATCTGGACGAGGACGCAGAGACCGAAGACCGTCCAGCGGTCCAGGTCGGCGATCCCTACGCCGAGAAGCTCCTCATCGAGACCAACGAGCGGCTGGTCTCCGAAGACCTGGTCGAATCCGCTCGCGACCTCGGCGCAGCCGGACTCGGCGGTGCCTCGAGCGAACTCGTCGCAAAAGGCGGTCTGGGCGCGCGGATCGAACTCGAACGCGTCCACCAGCGTGAGCCGAACATGTCCCCGATGGAGATCCTCCTGGCCGAATCCCAGGAGCGGATGTGCTACGAGGTGCGTCCCGAGAACGTCGATCGGGTGGCCGAGATCGCCGAACGGTTCGATCTCGGCTGTTCCGTTATCGGCGACGTGACGGAGGGCAACTACGTCTGCACCTACCGCGACGACTCGGGCGAGCGAGAGACCGTCGTCGACGTCGACGCCGAGTTCCTCGGTGAGGGTGCGCCGATGAACGACCTCGAATCGGTCGCGCCGGAGGCGCCGCCCACCGCTCTGCCCGATCCCGAACCCGACCTGATGGAGGCGTTCGAAGCCGTCCTCGCCAGCCCGAACGCGGCCTCGAAGCGGTGGATCTACCGTCAGTACGACCACGAGGTCGGCGTTCGGACGAGTGTGGGTCCAGGAGACGACGCGGCTGTCCTCGCGCTCCCGGAGGTGACTGCCCCGGTCGCGGAGCGAGACCCGAGCCGCGACGCCGCCTCCGTGGCCGACGAACCGGTCGGTCTCGCGATCTCCGCGGGCGCGGCACCCAACTGGACCGCGTCCCATCCGGTGGTCGGTGCGAAAGGCGTCGCGCTCGAGAACGCGACCAACCTCGCGGCGACGGGCGCGCGACCGCTGGCGGCCGTCGACTGTCTGAACGGTGGCAACCCCGAAAAGCCGGACGTCTACGGCGGGTTCGCCGGCATCGTCGACGGACTCGCGTCGATGTGTTCGACGCTCGACGTCCCGGTCGTGGGCGGGAACGTCTCGCTGTACAACGACTCCGTGAGTGGGCCGATTCCACCGACGCCGACGCTGGCCATGGTCGGTTCCCGGCCGGGCGTCGACGCGCCGACGGCGGCCGTCGAACCGGAGGGAGCTTTACTGCTGATCGGAAACGACGATGGCCCGAGCGCTGCACTCGGCGGCTCCGAGTATCTGGCGCAGTTCGGTGGTACGGACGAGGGGCCGGACCTGCCACGCGACCCCGGTGCGCGCGTCGACGCGATCGTCGCGGTCGCCCGAGATCCCTCGACCCGAGCCGTCCACGACGTCAGCCAGGGCGGCCTGGCCGTCTCGCTCGCGGAGATGTGCACCGACGAAATCGGCGTGTCCGTCACACTTCCCGACCCGACGACGGCCGCCGGTGCCGCTGGCATCCTCTTTGCCGAAGGACCGGGCCGCGTCGTCGTGCAGTCGACCGATCCGGATCGCGTCCGCGATCTCGTCGGCGACGCCGGAGCCGTTCGGTCCATCGGTCGACCGTCCGACGACGGAACACTCTCGATCGACGTCGGTGACGCGACGATCGAGTGCGCTGCCTCCCGGCTGTGTGAACTTCGATCGACGATCACCGACGCGCTCGAGTGA
- a CDS encoding PHP domain-containing protein — protein MQTVELHTHSSRSYDGRDPVDLILEQAAAIGLDAIAITDHDEIDASLEAVDLAPEYGLTAIPGIEISSKAGHVLGIGIERAVPPGLSFGETIDRIHDRGGIAVVPHPFQESRHGVMARIARDELAAADAVEVYNSRLLTGRANRQARRFAIEHGMPMTAGSDAHISEMVGQAITYVNTEDRSADAIVDAIADGRTAIEGKRTPWRISFQQAAGAVKRRVVAMLSQFGP, from the coding sequence GTGCAGACGGTCGAGCTCCACACCCACTCGTCGCGGTCGTACGACGGTCGCGATCCGGTGGACCTCATTCTCGAACAGGCCGCAGCCATCGGCCTCGACGCGATCGCGATCACGGACCACGACGAGATCGATGCGAGCCTCGAAGCCGTCGATCTGGCACCGGAGTACGGTCTGACCGCTATCCCCGGGATCGAAATTTCGAGTAAGGCCGGTCACGTACTGGGTATCGGGATCGAACGCGCCGTCCCACCGGGGCTCTCCTTCGGTGAGACGATCGATCGTATCCACGACCGCGGCGGCATCGCCGTCGTTCCACACCCCTTCCAGGAGTCGAGACACGGCGTCATGGCCCGGATCGCCCGGGACGAACTCGCCGCAGCAGATGCCGTCGAGGTGTACAACTCCCGCCTGCTCACCGGACGGGCAAACCGACAGGCGAGACGCTTCGCCATCGAACACGGGATGCCAATGACCGCCGGCAGCGACGCCCACATCAGCGAGATGGTCGGACAGGCGATCACCTACGTCAACACCGAGGACCGATCGGCCGACGCGATCGTCGACGCCATCGCCGACGGTCGGACGGCCATCGAGGGGAAGCGGACCCCCTGGCGCATCAGTTTCCAGCAGGCCGCGGGGGCCGTAAAGCGTCGCGTCGTCGCCATGCTCAGTCAGTTCGGGCCATGA
- a CDS encoding response regulator transcription factor: MSRNPHVLIVEDEPDLANLYAAWLTDGYAVETAYDGTTGLDAIDESVDVVLLDRRMPGLSGDTVLDTIREQHVDCRIAMVTAVEPDFDIVEMGFDDYLVKPVSKTDLTTVVDQLLLRSTYDEQLQEYFALAAKKALLDAQKTEAERSSSREYERLEDRLAVVRTKVDDTMEELFDQDVYHRLCQDISRNPSPS, translated from the coding sequence ATGTCACGCAATCCGCACGTGCTGATCGTCGAGGACGAGCCCGATCTGGCGAATCTCTACGCCGCCTGGCTCACCGACGGCTACGCGGTCGAAACGGCGTACGACGGAACTACGGGGCTCGATGCGATCGACGAATCAGTCGACGTCGTGCTACTCGATCGGCGGATGCCGGGGCTGTCGGGCGATACCGTCCTCGATACGATCAGGGAGCAACACGTCGACTGTCGGATTGCGATGGTCACCGCCGTCGAACCCGACTTCGACATCGTCGAGATGGGGTTCGACGACTACCTCGTCAAACCGGTCTCCAAGACCGACCTCACGACGGTCGTCGACCAACTCCTCTTGCGCTCGACGTACGACGAGCAGCTTCAGGAGTACTTCGCCCTGGCGGCGAAGAAGGCGCTACTCGACGCCCAGAAGACCGAGGCCGAACGCTCGTCGAGTCGGGAGTACGAGCGCCTTGAAGACCGGCTGGCCGTCGTCCGAACGAAAGTCGACGATACGATGGAGGAGCTGTTCGATCAGGACGTCTACCATCGCCTCTGTCAGGACATCTCTCGAAATCCCTCGCCCTCCTAG